The following proteins are encoded in a genomic region of Nitrospira sp.:
- a CDS encoding IPT/TIG domain-containing protein produces MMHATLWCLWRSLKRRGLVAATAFALTCLVILSGVAADISYVYDDAGRLMAVIDPASDTAMYAYDSVGNLTGITRQSSSTLAIIQFTPSSGQVGMTVTIYGTGFSATPASNTVKFNGTTATVLTASTTVLTANVPGGATSGPISVTVGATTVTSSTSFTVGASPVPTISNFSPSVGTAGTAVTITGTSYDTTPTKNKVTFSPTYSVVATASSTSLSTTVPVGAQSGKIGVTTVNGNVLSANEFFVTPSGVSSADVQYTGRIVVGGSTLTATISTANKVGLVVFDGVAGQRVSLGMTSVSITSSTVSLYRPDGSLMNYGTYSTGGGVLDSPVLPVTGTYAIVIDPTSTYTGSMTLTLSTELTGTITIAGSPVSFSITRVGQNARYSFTGTAGQTVSLGVTSVTIPSSNVSIYKPDGSFLVEPTSITSGGGALDSQVLPVTGTYAILVDPLNLGIGNMTLTLYGTPDVTGSITIDGATVTPTLTVPGQRARYTFTGTAGQWVNLGMTSVTINSSTVSMLKPDGTQLISTSIGTGGGSVDPTTALPTTGTYTIVVDPSGLATGSMTLTLTSPLTGTVTLDGASVPISLTKAGQTARYTFSGTSGQWVSIGFTSVTIAFSTVTLLKPDGTTLASNTIGTAGGGLEPPSTLPTTGTYTLVVDPSGTNTGNITLTLMSYLSGTLNLDGTPTTTTITPIGRNARYTFTGTAGQWVSLGMTSVTITSATVTLWKPDGTQLNYTTISTSGGSLDTPTALPTTGTYTVTVNPAAQYTGNLTLTLSTEVTGSVTINAAATPITIGRAGQNARYTFVGTASQQVTVRITGSGLGSISVNLYTPTGAFQTGGGSSAANFNLPTVTLATTGTYTVTINPNTTATGSLNLQVTNP; encoded by the coding sequence ATGATGCACGCGACCCTGTGGTGTCTGTGGCGGTCACTGAAGCGTCGAGGGCTGGTCGCCGCTACGGCATTTGCCCTGACCTGCCTCGTCATTCTGTCCGGAGTCGCCGCCGACATCAGCTACGTGTATGACGATGCGGGCCGCCTCATGGCGGTCATCGATCCAGCCAGCGACACGGCGATGTATGCCTACGATAGCGTCGGCAATCTGACTGGCATCACGCGGCAATCCTCTTCGACCCTGGCCATTATCCAGTTCACACCTTCCTCTGGTCAGGTCGGGATGACAGTGACCATCTACGGCACCGGGTTCAGCGCCACACCAGCCTCAAACACCGTCAAGTTCAACGGCACGACCGCGACCGTCCTGACGGCGTCCACGACCGTCTTGACCGCCAATGTCCCCGGCGGCGCGACGTCCGGTCCGATCAGCGTCACAGTCGGAGCGACCACCGTCACCAGTTCCACGTCTTTTACCGTCGGGGCAAGTCCTGTCCCAACCATCTCCAATTTTTCACCGTCGGTCGGGACTGCCGGCACAGCCGTGACGATCACAGGAACGAGCTACGACACCACGCCTACCAAGAACAAGGTAACCTTCAGTCCCACCTACTCAGTGGTGGCCACGGCGTCGTCTACCTCCCTGAGTACAACCGTGCCTGTAGGCGCTCAATCCGGCAAGATTGGTGTGACGACAGTGAATGGAAACGTTCTCAGCGCGAACGAATTCTTCGTGACCCCCTCGGGTGTGTCTTCTGCCGATGTGCAATATACAGGTCGCATCGTCGTGGGCGGGAGCACCTTGACCGCCACGATCAGCACAGCAAACAAAGTCGGACTGGTCGTCTTCGATGGAGTGGCGGGACAGCGAGTCAGCCTTGGTATGACGAGCGTATCCATCACTTCCAGTACGGTGTCTTTGTATAGACCAGATGGGTCCCTGATGAATTACGGCACGTACAGTACTGGGGGAGGCGTATTGGACTCGCCAGTACTGCCGGTGACTGGTACCTATGCCATCGTCATTGATCCGACTAGCACTTACACAGGCAGCATGACGCTGACTCTATCGACGGAACTGACCGGCACCATTACGATTGCGGGATCACCGGTTTCCTTTTCCATTACACGAGTGGGCCAGAACGCGCGGTATTCCTTCACCGGGACCGCGGGTCAGACAGTGAGTCTCGGTGTGACCAGTGTGACCATTCCCTCATCCAATGTGTCCATATACAAGCCAGATGGCAGCTTTTTGGTCGAACCGACCAGCATCACGAGCGGAGGTGGTGCGCTAGATAGCCAAGTACTACCGGTCACGGGCACATACGCCATCCTCGTCGACCCGTTGAACTTGGGGATTGGCAACATGACACTCACCCTATATGGAACTCCGGATGTCACCGGCTCGATCACGATCGATGGAGCCACGGTCACTCCGACCTTGACCGTTCCCGGTCAGCGTGCCCGCTATACGTTCACCGGGACAGCTGGCCAATGGGTGAATCTTGGTATGACCAGCGTGACCATCAACTCCAGTACCGTCTCGATGCTGAAGCCGGATGGGACGCAGCTCATATCAACGTCTATCGGAACCGGCGGTGGGAGCGTTGATCCCACCACTGCCTTACCAACCACCGGGACCTACACCATCGTGGTGGATCCATCCGGCCTCGCGACCGGCAGCATGACTCTCACCCTCACATCGCCACTGACAGGCACCGTGACGTTGGATGGCGCTTCAGTGCCAATCAGTCTCACCAAGGCGGGTCAAACAGCGCGCTATACATTCAGTGGAACTAGCGGGCAGTGGGTGAGTATCGGTTTCACGTCGGTGACGATTGCCTTTAGCACCGTCACGCTCCTCAAGCCCGACGGAACTACCTTAGCCTCCAACACGATCGGCACAGCTGGCGGCGGACTCGAACCACCCAGCACCCTGCCGACGACCGGGACCTACACCCTTGTGGTCGATCCATCTGGAACAAATACCGGGAATATCACCCTTACACTGATGTCCTATCTCTCCGGCACACTCAATCTGGACGGCACACCGACCACCACCACGATCACTCCGATCGGCCGAAATGCGCGGTACACCTTTACGGGGACAGCAGGACAATGGGTCAGTCTTGGCATGACGAGTGTCACCATCACCTCGGCCACCGTCACCCTCTGGAAGCCGGACGGGACCCAGCTCAATTACACAACCATCAGCACCAGTGGTGGGAGCCTCGATACTCCAACTGCCCTCCCGACCACCGGGACGTATACGGTCACGGTGAACCCCGCCGCGCAGTACACCGGTAACCTGACGCTGACGCTCTCCACCGAAGTGACGGGTTCGGTAACGATTAATGCCGCCGCGACTCCAATCACTATCGGCCGTGCCGGACAAAACGCTCGCTACACCTTTGTGGGTACCGCGAGTCAGCAGGTGACGGTCAGAATCACGGGTAGTGGACTCGGAAGTATCTCGGTGAATCTGTACACGCCAACCGGTGCCTTCCAAACCGGTGGAGGGAGTTCGGCCGCAAACTTCAATCTGCCGACCGTGACGCTCGCCACAACTGGAACCTATACCGTCACGATCAACCCAAATACCACGGCCACCGGCAGTCTCAACCTCCAGGTGACGAACCCATGA
- the pheT gene encoding phenylalanine--tRNA ligase subunit beta produces the protein MPTITIFKDDLESLLTSDRGAGRGITMAQLEEWLMLVKGELKGHNPETGELRIELQDSNRPDLWCCEGIARQIRIKQQGGLTPYAFFVQKPRSLHYLIVKPGMEQVRPYVAACTAKGYRVTEKGLAQLIQTQEKLADIFGRKRRTVSIGIYQLPRVTFPITYELVNPDEVRFTPLGMETTMTLSEILMVHPKGLEYGHILAVKSLLPVLRDAKNQPLSFPPIINSREIGEVRVGDDELFVEVTGTDLRMVMLVLNIFAANLADRGATIEPVEIQYPTSTILGKRVKTPQDFGKPKTIRIKAIEQALGQELGETVVKQALEAYGYGVSAEKGSVKAKLPPYRHDLMHTMDVVEDVAMSRGYAEFTPVMPVQFTVGGLSAIEQLSDRSRELMVGLGFQEIISNILGSPDHYSRLMRLEGTEWGRMVEVDNVMSLSFSCLRQWMLPSLLRIEAASSRAFYPHRLFEAGDVAIPDGTHELGSRTETVLGALIAHATTHFSEIHSSLDVLFYYLGKEYSLEPMQHPSFLEGRAGRILVSGKPVGVIGEVHPEVLERWQIAMPVVAFDVNLSQLAS, from the coding sequence ATGCCCACGATCACTATTTTTAAAGACGATTTGGAATCGCTTCTCACGAGTGATCGCGGTGCCGGCCGTGGCATCACGATGGCTCAGTTGGAGGAGTGGCTCATGCTCGTGAAAGGCGAGTTGAAGGGGCACAACCCTGAAACCGGAGAGCTGCGCATCGAACTACAAGATAGCAATCGGCCGGACCTCTGGTGTTGCGAGGGAATTGCCAGACAAATTCGCATTAAGCAACAAGGCGGGCTGACGCCCTATGCTTTCTTCGTTCAAAAACCGAGGTCGCTGCATTATCTGATCGTGAAACCCGGTATGGAGCAAGTACGTCCATATGTGGCAGCCTGTACGGCCAAGGGGTATCGAGTGACTGAGAAAGGCTTGGCTCAGCTGATTCAAACGCAGGAGAAGTTGGCCGACATCTTTGGGCGCAAGCGCAGGACCGTCTCCATAGGGATCTATCAATTGCCCAGGGTCACGTTTCCCATTACCTATGAGCTTGTGAACCCGGATGAGGTGCGGTTTACCCCATTGGGTATGGAAACGACGATGACCCTCTCGGAAATTCTCATGGTTCACCCCAAGGGATTGGAGTATGGCCACATCCTGGCCGTAAAAAGCCTGCTGCCTGTTCTCCGCGATGCGAAGAATCAGCCGTTATCGTTCCCGCCGATCATTAACAGCCGGGAAATCGGAGAAGTACGGGTAGGTGATGATGAACTCTTCGTCGAGGTGACCGGGACAGATCTGCGCATGGTGATGCTTGTGCTGAACATCTTCGCGGCGAATTTGGCCGACCGTGGCGCAACCATTGAGCCGGTGGAAATACAGTATCCGACGAGCACGATCCTGGGTAAACGGGTGAAAACACCTCAAGATTTCGGGAAGCCAAAAACGATTCGAATCAAAGCGATTGAACAGGCGCTGGGCCAGGAACTCGGCGAGACGGTTGTGAAGCAAGCGCTTGAGGCGTATGGGTACGGCGTGTCGGCAGAAAAGGGATCGGTTAAGGCAAAACTCCCGCCGTACCGGCACGATTTGATGCATACGATGGATGTGGTCGAAGACGTTGCGATGAGCCGTGGCTATGCCGAGTTTACCCCTGTCATGCCGGTGCAATTTACGGTGGGCGGATTGTCCGCCATTGAGCAGCTGTCCGATCGATCCCGAGAATTGATGGTGGGGCTCGGGTTTCAAGAAATCATTTCGAACATTCTCGGCTCACCGGATCATTATTCCCGTCTTATGCGTCTGGAGGGAACGGAATGGGGACGTATGGTTGAGGTCGACAATGTCATGTCCTTGAGCTTCTCTTGCCTCCGACAATGGATGTTGCCCTCTTTGCTGCGCATCGAAGCGGCCTCGAGCCGGGCGTTCTATCCCCATCGGCTCTTCGAAGCGGGCGATGTGGCGATTCCCGACGGAACCCATGAGTTGGGGTCTCGAACGGAAACCGTCTTGGGCGCCTTGATCGCTCACGCCACCACCCATTTCTCAGAAATCCATTCCAGTCTCGATGTCCTGTTTTACTACCTCGGTAAGGAGTACAGTCTGGAGCCAATGCAGCATCCGTCCTTCCTAGAAGGCCGAGCCGGCCGGATTCTCGTCTCAGGCAAGCCCGTCGGCGTCATCGGCGAAGTCCATCCTGAAGTCCTCGAACGTTGGCAGATCGCCATGCCGGTCGTCGCCTTCGATGTGAACCTGTCGCAGCTAGCTTCTTGA
- a CDS encoding phenylalanine--tRNA ligase subunit alpha — MDISTVIDSLHPLEIKVLTTLGAGPPGTALDSEQLAAAAELEPSQLSMAVEWLLAKSLIAIQTETVTPMVSLTKIGEEYYLTASPLERVLAAAREATGTGTRLTIPDLQAQGGLDPSDVSKAVGRLKKEGALLIIQGGCVETTGRQSPTAEALRTLLGEIHHSPKELKSFTEAHRQVIEDFAVKRGNAKEPFRIDERAARSFILSTDGASAAEQLLKQGVAEEVSQLTPDLLKDGSWRQKRFRKYTISLRPPRIGTGKKHPYREFLDTVKTKLVSMGFQEMRGALVETEFWDMDALFMPQFHPARDIHDVYFVKEPSHTTAVDEPFLSRVAKVHENGAETGSTGWGYSFDVDRARRLVLRSQGTAVSARTLAASPNIPGKYFSIARCFRYDQVDATHATDFFQVEGIVLGEDINFRTLLGLLNLFAHEVAQAKELKFVPAYFPFTEPSVELHVRHPRLGWIELGGAGLFRSEVTLPLGVTVPVIAWGLGLDRMAMVALGIHDIRELFTDNLELIRTTRGLF, encoded by the coding sequence GTGGACATCTCCACAGTCATCGACAGCCTTCATCCCCTCGAAATCAAAGTCCTCACGACGTTGGGTGCAGGGCCGCCTGGAACCGCTTTGGACAGCGAGCAGTTGGCCGCAGCCGCTGAATTAGAGCCTTCCCAACTCAGCATGGCCGTGGAATGGCTGCTTGCCAAATCGCTGATCGCAATCCAGACAGAGACTGTGACTCCCATGGTGTCGCTGACGAAGATTGGGGAGGAGTATTACCTGACTGCTTCGCCTCTCGAGCGAGTTCTGGCTGCCGCGCGTGAAGCAACCGGCACAGGGACGCGACTGACCATTCCCGATCTTCAGGCCCAAGGAGGACTAGATCCTTCCGATGTCAGCAAAGCCGTTGGACGACTCAAGAAGGAAGGGGCGCTCCTGATCATTCAAGGAGGTTGTGTCGAAACGACCGGACGCCAGAGTCCTACGGCTGAGGCACTCCGAACGCTCCTGGGAGAAATACATCACTCGCCGAAGGAGCTGAAGAGTTTCACGGAAGCCCATCGACAGGTCATTGAAGACTTTGCCGTGAAACGTGGCAATGCCAAAGAGCCGTTTCGGATAGACGAGCGAGCGGCCCGCTCATTCATATTATCTACGGATGGCGCAAGCGCGGCGGAACAACTGCTGAAGCAAGGCGTGGCTGAGGAGGTATCGCAGTTGACTCCCGACCTGTTGAAGGATGGGAGTTGGCGTCAGAAGCGATTTAGAAAGTACACGATCAGTCTGCGCCCGCCTCGCATCGGAACCGGGAAGAAGCACCCCTATCGCGAATTTCTCGATACCGTAAAAACTAAACTCGTGAGCATGGGGTTTCAAGAGATGCGGGGAGCGCTGGTCGAAACGGAGTTCTGGGACATGGATGCCCTGTTCATGCCGCAATTCCATCCTGCCCGGGACATTCATGACGTCTATTTCGTCAAGGAGCCCAGTCATACTACCGCCGTGGACGAGCCGTTCTTGTCGCGTGTTGCCAAGGTGCATGAGAACGGCGCAGAAACTGGTTCCACGGGGTGGGGTTATTCCTTCGATGTTGACCGGGCCAGACGTTTGGTGTTGCGGAGTCAGGGCACGGCGGTTTCGGCTCGAACGCTTGCCGCCTCTCCCAACATTCCCGGGAAGTATTTCTCGATTGCCCGGTGTTTTCGATATGACCAGGTTGATGCCACCCACGCAACGGATTTTTTCCAGGTGGAGGGGATCGTGCTGGGAGAAGACATCAATTTCAGGACGCTGTTGGGGCTCCTGAATTTGTTTGCCCACGAAGTTGCCCAGGCCAAGGAACTGAAGTTCGTGCCGGCGTATTTCCCCTTCACCGAACCGTCGGTCGAGTTGCATGTGCGGCATCCACGCTTGGGATGGATCGAACTCGGCGGTGCCGGTCTCTTTCGTTCAGAAGTGACCCTGCCGCTCGGTGTTACGGTGCCGGTCATTGCTTGGGGGTTGGGGCTTGATCGCATGGCGATGGTGGCGTTGGGCATCCACGACATACGTGAACTCTTCACCGACAACCTGGAATTGATCCGCACGACCAGAGGACTGTTCTAA
- the rpe gene encoding ribulose-phosphate 3-epimerase has translation MGHPIYIAPSILSADFARLADEVSAVERAGADLLHVDVMDGHFVPNLTVGPPIVESLKKVTKLPLDVHLMITNADAFIPEFAEAGADYLTVHVEACPHLHRTVQSIKERGVKAGVTLNPATPLSLLQEILGDVDLVLIMSVNPGFGGQTFIPSVLKKIAEARTLLDRINSRALLEVDGGVKVDNAREIVAAGATALVAGSAIFSHHDYTATIAAMRAVAETVVQPAPRAAVNR, from the coding sequence ATGGGTCATCCGATTTACATCGCGCCCTCGATTCTTTCTGCGGATTTCGCGCGCTTGGCCGACGAGGTTTCCGCAGTGGAGCGAGCGGGTGCCGACCTGCTGCATGTCGATGTGATGGACGGTCATTTCGTTCCCAACCTGACGGTGGGGCCGCCCATTGTTGAGAGTCTGAAAAAGGTCACCAAGCTGCCGCTCGACGTTCATTTGATGATCACCAACGCCGATGCCTTCATCCCTGAGTTTGCTGAGGCAGGCGCTGATTATCTGACCGTTCACGTTGAAGCCTGTCCACATCTTCACCGGACGGTTCAATCGATTAAGGAACGGGGAGTCAAGGCCGGAGTGACGTTAAATCCTGCCACTCCCCTCTCGTTGCTTCAGGAGATCTTGGGGGATGTCGATCTGGTGTTGATCATGTCGGTGAATCCAGGATTCGGTGGGCAGACATTTATCCCATCGGTACTCAAGAAAATCGCCGAAGCCCGGACGCTATTGGACAGGATCAACAGCCGGGCCCTGCTTGAAGTAGATGGCGGCGTGAAGGTGGACAATGCACGGGAAATCGTGGCTGCCGGCGCCACGGCTCTTGTAGCAGGCTCAGCTATTTTTTCTCACCACGACTATACGGCGACGATCGCCGCCATGCGAGCAGTCGCAGAGACGGTCGTTCAACCGGCGCCCCGCGCAGCGGTCAATCGATAG
- the rsmB gene encoding 16S rRNA (cytosine(967)-C(5))-methyltransferase RsmB gives MKAHERNVDSNAPGPSSRAVALSILLSSRRSDHALDELIEQQAASVSQPRDRSLIMELVYGVLRRQETIDWRLDAVLSKPLHRLPTVVQMLLRLGAYQLLFLDRIPASAAVNESVRLAKSYAKQLGRDWSGLVNGVLRTLIRVPAPPFPDPAVDPARSLSIRYGIPERLTERWLDRMGLEQAESACRASNRVPSVTLRVNSNRLTREEFLERLGQGGVTARPTIFSPVGVVLEEGQDVTSLPGFQAGDFYVEDEAAQLIPPILDPQPGEIVLDACAAPGGKTTHLAELMGDRGTIYAVDRKTSRIDLLRQNCGRLYVQSVVPIVGDVRNPSEWSGVIAQGSNLRDGPLFDRILVDAPCSGVGVLRRHPEAKWRKDSLAFARHQKLQAEILASVATCLRPGGVLVYSTCSTETEETEEVVSRFCQAYPGWMRESVAPWLPTIALPFVTDRGALSTMGNSFGMDGFYAVRLRRNE, from the coding sequence ATGAAAGCCCACGAACGAAATGTGGACAGTAATGCGCCGGGACCGTCATCGCGAGCGGTCGCCCTCTCTATCCTTCTCTCGAGTCGGCGGTCTGACCACGCACTTGATGAGTTGATCGAACAACAAGCCGCATCGGTGTCGCAGCCACGTGATCGTTCGTTGATTATGGAACTGGTGTATGGGGTTTTACGGCGGCAAGAGACGATCGATTGGAGACTCGACGCAGTACTCTCCAAGCCTCTCCACAGATTGCCTACCGTCGTTCAAATGCTGTTGCGGCTTGGCGCCTATCAGCTGTTGTTTCTAGATCGCATCCCTGCTTCAGCAGCGGTGAATGAATCCGTCCGGCTGGCCAAATCCTACGCCAAACAACTGGGACGCGATTGGAGTGGGTTGGTGAACGGAGTCCTGCGCACCCTCATTCGTGTACCGGCGCCGCCTTTTCCAGATCCAGCCGTAGACCCGGCTCGATCTCTGTCCATCCGCTATGGAATCCCTGAACGGCTGACGGAACGGTGGCTTGATCGTATGGGACTTGAGCAAGCAGAATCGGCTTGTCGAGCAAGCAACAGGGTTCCGAGCGTCACGCTTCGGGTGAACTCCAATCGACTAACCAGGGAAGAGTTCCTGGAGCGTTTGGGACAAGGAGGAGTGACTGCCCGCCCTACCATTTTCAGCCCGGTAGGAGTCGTGCTGGAAGAAGGCCAGGATGTCACGTCGCTGCCGGGGTTCCAGGCGGGCGATTTCTACGTGGAAGATGAGGCGGCTCAACTCATTCCTCCGATCCTTGATCCCCAACCGGGCGAAATCGTGCTGGATGCCTGCGCCGCTCCGGGCGGCAAGACGACGCACCTTGCCGAACTCATGGGCGATCGCGGAACGATCTACGCGGTGGATCGAAAGACTTCCCGGATAGACCTGCTGCGACAAAATTGTGGAAGATTGTACGTTCAGAGCGTCGTGCCGATCGTCGGCGATGTGAGAAACCCGTCCGAATGGTCTGGAGTGATTGCGCAGGGATCGAACCTTCGTGATGGACCGTTGTTCGATCGCATCCTCGTGGATGCCCCTTGCAGCGGCGTGGGCGTGTTGCGTCGACATCCTGAAGCGAAATGGCGGAAGGACAGTTTGGCGTTCGCCAGGCACCAGAAGCTTCAAGCCGAAATCCTTGCCTCGGTGGCTACTTGCTTGCGACCCGGTGGAGTGCTGGTCTATAGTACCTGTTCAACCGAAACGGAAGAAACCGAAGAGGTCGTGAGCCGTTTTTGCCAGGCCTATCCTGGATGGATGCGTGAATCCGTGGCTCCGTGGCTTCCCACCATCGCGCTTCCTTTTGTGACAGACCGAGGGGCGCTCTCCACTATGGGTAATAGCTTCGGGATGGACGGTTTTTATGCCGTCCGCTTGCGGAGGAACGAGTGA
- the fmt gene encoding methionyl-tRNA formyltransferase, producing the protein MRIVFMGTPEFAVPSLEALLRSDDQVVGVISQPDRPKGRGHQLVAPPVRLVAERAGIPVLQPLKIRTPEFLQALSTWRPDLIAVAAYGRILHTPILRLPPMGCVNVHGSLLPKYRGAAPVQWAVINGETETGITTMLMDEGMDTGPMLLQEKLEISPDDTAGTLAPRLAELGGRLLVDTIAQLKAGTLIPMKQDDGHATLAPLLNKEDGLIDWTMTATALANRVRGLSPWPGAYTFFGEERWNVWKAVPSTSTTTDKPGTIVTVDKQSILVATGEGVLEIREIQTANSKRMLVGQFLTGHKVTVGMRLGSSVA; encoded by the coding sequence ATGCGTATTGTCTTTATGGGTACACCGGAATTCGCCGTGCCGTCGCTCGAAGCACTCCTCCGATCTGATGACCAGGTAGTTGGAGTGATTTCACAGCCCGATCGGCCGAAAGGGCGAGGGCATCAGCTCGTCGCTCCGCCCGTGAGACTGGTGGCAGAGCGTGCCGGAATTCCTGTTTTGCAGCCGCTGAAGATCCGCACACCGGAATTTTTGCAAGCCCTTTCTACCTGGCGGCCGGATCTGATTGCCGTCGCAGCCTACGGACGTATTCTGCATACACCGATTCTTCGCCTTCCGCCGATGGGTTGTGTGAATGTACATGGCTCGCTGCTGCCGAAATATCGTGGCGCAGCTCCTGTGCAATGGGCCGTCATCAATGGTGAGACCGAAACCGGTATTACCACGATGTTAATGGATGAAGGAATGGATACGGGGCCGATGCTGCTTCAGGAGAAGTTGGAAATCTCGCCTGACGACACGGCAGGAACATTGGCGCCTCGTCTGGCGGAGTTGGGTGGGCGACTGCTTGTCGACACGATCGCACAACTGAAAGCCGGAACGTTGATACCGATGAAGCAAGATGATGGGCATGCGACCTTGGCGCCGCTCTTGAATAAAGAGGACGGCCTGATCGATTGGACGATGACAGCAACGGCGCTCGCCAATCGAGTGCGAGGGCTTTCTCCATGGCCTGGAGCCTATACATTTTTCGGCGAAGAACGGTGGAATGTGTGGAAGGCTGTTCCAAGCACCAGCACGACCACCGACAAGCCTGGAACGATCGTTACTGTCGATAAACAGTCAATTCTAGTAGCGACGGGCGAAGGTGTTCTCGAGATACGTGAAATTCAGACTGCCAACTCGAAACGCATGTTGGTCGGACAATTCCTGACTGGACATAAGGTCACGGTCGGTATGCGACTGGGCTCATCGGTCGCATAA